The segment TAAAACCTGAGTAAACTCATCATCAAATAAGTATGCTTTGAAATAGTTAAATAAAACTACCACTATAGCTACTACTATTACATCTAAAATAGCCATAATATTTACATCCATACTGGATACTCTTAATATATTTCCAAAAAGATAAGAATTCATATCTGGTGGATATCCTGGAGTAAATGCTATAAAAATAATTCCAAGCGCCATTCCAAGAGACCAAAACATTCCTATTAACGTATCTGAATTAGTATTTGTACTTCTTTTTATTTTGGCTATTCCAAGTGCTGATAATATAGAAAATACAAGTGCTCCTATCATTGGCTCTATCCCTAGAAAATATCCCATTCCTATACCACCAAAAGCTGTATGTGCAATGCCTCCGCTCATCATAACTAATTTTTTTTCAACTACTATAGTTCCTATTATTCCACAAACTATACTTGCTAAGACTACACTGATTACAGCATGCCTCATAAATGCATACTGAAAAAATGCATTAATCATCTAACCCCTCCTCCAAAGAATTTAGATATTTTCCCATATCTTTTACTGAAATGGATTCCGCAGGGCAACCATATACTCTTTTTATAATGTCATTACCCAATTGTGCCTTCCCATGATAATACAATTTATTATCTATACAAGCTATATTAGTAGCATATTTAGAAATTATATTAATATCATGAGTGACAATTATTATTGTCATATTTTTATTTAATTCTTTTAAAAGTTCATAAATTTGTATTTTAGTAGTAGCATCTAAACTTGCCGTTGGCTCATCTAAAAGCAATATTTTAGGTTCAACTAAAAGAGCTCTTGCAATTAATACTCTTTGCATTTGTCCTCCAGATAATTGACCTATTTGTCTTTCTTTAAATTGATATATATTTAACCTTTTCATTATATCGTCTGCTTTTTTTCTATCATCATCATTAAATTTATGAAAGGGCCTTATTGAATTTCCTAGCTTACCCATAAGCACAACTTCTCCTACACTTATAGGGAATTTTTTATCAAACTTAGTGAATTGGGGTACATACCCTATTAATTTTCTAGATCTTTGAGGATATTTCCCAAATATGCTAATATCCCCACCACTGGGTTTTCTAAAACCTAACATTAGTTTTAAAAGTGTACTTTTTCCCCCTCCATTTGGACCAAGTATAGCCAAAAACTCTTTTTCTTTTACTTTTAAATTTATATTACTTAATGCGGACACATCATCATAATAAACGTCCACATTACTTATCTCAACTATAGTTTCCATAGACATCCCTCATTTTCAATTTAAACATATAAATTTATTTTAAACAATAATGCATATCAATTGCAAGAATAATTTTTAATATATATTAAAAATTATAGTCTTAACTATCATATTTTAATCCTAATAATTAAATGATTTTATAAACCTGGTCTAAAATTATACAAATTGGGGAAAAATATTAGCAATCACAAATAGGAGGACTTTATCATGAGAAATTTTTTAGTTTCTGCAGTAGTAGATATCATTCTTATCTTTGCCTTTTATTATCTCTTTAGAGCTATAATAAATGAATCTACTAGACATAAAATGTATGAAAAATATATAAGTTCATTTGCAAAATTTGTTATATACTTGTTTGTAATAACAATACTTATAACAGGAATTACAGCATTAATATTTTATAAAACTCGTTATGTTAACTACTTAAATGTAATCTCCTCTGCTTTAGTTTCTGTATTTGTAGGTTTTGTAATATCTCTAGTTCCAACTAAAGGTGCTGGTGATAAGAAAAAACATAAATAACTAAATTATCACTAAAATACTCCTAAATTAAACTTTATGTCATAATTTAATTGTATGACATAAAGTTTTTAATTTTAATAAAAAATAGTATTGACTTTTTTTTAAATTAGTAATATAATATTCTTGTTGACGGGGTATAGCGCAGATGGTAGCGCGCGTGGTTTGGGACCATGAGGCCGCGGGTTCAAGTCCTGCTACCCCGACCAAGGAGTTAATTTATTAACTCCTTTTTTTATTTTTTGCTAATTATAAAATTTCTATTAAATTTAAAATTTTATTTCATATCTTATAAATCTCCTAATTTTGTATACAAATATATCTCAATGTTAAAAATAAACATAGATATTTTATTATAAATAAAAGGAGATTATACTATGAATAACAATTTCGATTTATTATTTAAAAAATTAATTAAAGCTTATTATGATAATAACTTTGAAGATACTATAACTAATATATTATCCGATAAAAATGCCGATAAAGAATACTTATCTAAGGTAATTTCCTCATTATGTGGAGTTAACTTAGATTTTGATGATAACTTTATAATTAATCTAAAAAAAGCCATAGGTAACTATGAAATCCGTCATAAAATAGTACACAAAGTTCATGATTGTTCTATGGACTGTTCAGATACCGGTGAACTAACCCTTTGCCAAAAGTCCTGTCCTTTTGATGCCATTTTAGTTGATAAAAATACTAATAGTACATATATTTCTCTTGATAAATGCACTGACTGTGGTTTCTGTGTTAATGCCTGTCCTACTGGTAGCATATTAGATAAAATTGAATTTATTCCGTTAATAGACTTATTAAATAAAGGAGAAACTGTTATAGCCGCAGTAGCTCCTTCCATAATAGGTCAATTTGGTGATGATGTAACTATGAATCAACTTAGAAGTGCATTTAAAAAACTTGGATTTACGGATATGGTTGAAGTAGCTTTTTTTGCAGATATGCTTACTATAAAAGAAGCTGTAGAATTTGATCATAACGTAAATTCCATAGATGACTTTATGATTTCCTCTTGTTGTTGTCCTATGTGGCTTGCCATGTTAAAAAAATCATTTCATGAATTACTGCCACACGTATCCCCATCAGTTTCTCCCATGATTGCCGCTGGTAAAGTGCTAAAAAAAATAAACCCTAAATGTAAAGTTGTATTTATAGGACCTTGTATTGCTAAAAAATCAGAAGCTAAAGAAAAAGATATTGCTGGCATTATAGACTATGTACTAACTTATAAAGAGCTTAAAGATATCTTCGATTCATTAAATATAGCTCCTAAAGCCCTTACTGAAGATAACACTATAGAATATTCTTCAAAACAAGGCTTAATATATGGTTTTGCTGGAGGAGTCTCGAAAGCCATATGTGATTGTATAGCTAATCTTTTTCCTGAGAAATCAGATTTATTAAAGTCCGTAAAAGCTAGTGGTGTAAAAGAGTGTCGTGAAACCTTAAATTTACTAAAAGACGGTGATCTAGATGCTAATTTCGTTGAAGGTATGGGATGCATTGGTGGATGCGTTGGAGGACCTGGTACTTTAATTTCCAAAGAAGACGGGAAAAATTCTCTATCAAATTTAGCTGATATATCTGATATATCTATTTCAACACAAAATCATTGGATGAAGAATATATTAAACAAAATAGATATTAACTCTTTAGAAGACTTTAAAGATAAGGATAAAACAGATATATTTCATAGAAATTTTTAAAAAGTTATACTTTCAAAACAACATTCTATGTTAAAATTATTTTATATTAAAAAAGGAGGGTCATAATTTGAAAAAACTATTTCAAAACATCAAAACTAAAGATGCTAGTATATTAAAGTTAATAAATAATTCTATGAACTGCAAAATTTTAGATTTTATTATGACCCCTATTACTTACTTGGGTTCTTTAACATTTTGTATCGTATTCTGTTTAATTACAATTTTTAATTCAAATAGACATATACATTTATTAGGTATCACTGCTGCTACAACACTTATAATCAGTTCTTTTATAGGATTTATAATAAAAAACTCCGTAAACCGATTAAGACCTTTTATTCATATTAAAAATTTAAATATAAAAAAAATAGGAATAGATAAATATTCATTTCCTTCTGGACATACAACAGCCGCTTTTTCTATATCTACTATTATATCTCTTTCTTATCCTCATACTGCTATTATCAGTACTGGCATCGCTTCTTGTGTTGGTTTATCACGCTTATATCTTGGCGTTCACTATCCAACAGATGTGTTGTGTGGTGTCTTTTTAGGTAGTATAACTTCATTTATTGTTTTTTATAGTATATAATGTTATAAACATAACTATTGATATTTATAACGAAAAGAGGTGTAACTATGCTTAAGGATATAAAAGGAGCCATATTTGATATGGATGGCACTCTTATAGATTCTATGTGGATATGGACAAAGATAGATATAGATTTTTTAAAAAAAAGAAATATAAAATGTCCTGAAAATTTAAAAGAAGAAGTACAAGACCTATGTTTTGAGGATGCTGCATTATACTTTAAAAATACGTTTAATTTAAAAGAATCTCCTCAAGAAATTTGCAACGAATGGAATACTATGGCATTAGATCAATATAAACATAATGTTAAACTTAAACCAGGTACAAGGAAATTTTTAAACTTATTAAAATCTATGGGTATTAAAATTGGACTTGCAACTAGTAATTGTGAATTATTACTTACAACTGCATTAAAAGCAAATGGTATATATGATTATTTCGATTGTATCACAAGGACAGATGAAGTTACTCGCGGCAAAAACTTTCCTGATGTATATCTTCTTGCAGCTAACCGTCTTGGAATCGCTCCTTCCGAGTGTATTGTATTTGAAGATATATTTCCAGCAGTAGTTGGTGCTAAAGCCGCAGGAATGAAAGTTATAGGAATTTACGATGACTTTTCAAGTTATCAAAAGGATAAAATATTAAATATTGCAGATAAATATATATATGACTATAGTGACCTTATAGATGATGCAATATAAAATAATAAAGATTATGTAGGAGTATTTCTTTTATTACTCCATACATAATCTTTTAATTTTTATTATACTCTTTTCCTTGATATATATTTTCGCACTCAAATTTTTTATCTATGGCATTTAAAACTTCCCACTTTTTTAAACTCCACATAGGTCCTATTATTAAACTTCTAGGTGCATCTCCAGTTAATCTATGTATAACTATATTTTGAGGTAACAGACTTACTGCTTCAGCTATTATATCTATATATTCATCCTGTTCTAAAAATTTAAGATTTCCTTGCTCATATAATTTAACCATAGGAGTCCCCTTAAGTAAATGCAAAAGATGAATTTTTATACCTTGTATATTCTTTTCCCTTAAATATTTTATAGTATTTAGCATATCCTCTTTTTCTTCTCCAGGAAGACCAAAAATAGTATGCACTACAACATCAATATTTCTATTTCTAAGTCTATTTAGCGAATCCTCAAAAACAGGTAATTTATATCCTCTGTTTATAATTCTTGCAGTACTTTCATTACTAGTTTGAAGCCCTAATTCTACCCATGTATATAATTTTTTATTGTACTCACTTATTAACTCTATAATTTCATCACTTAAACAATCCGGTCGTGTAGCTATGGCAAGTGCTACTACCCCCTTTTGATTTATAGCTTCTTCATACTTTTTTCGAAGTTCAGAAACAGAAGCATAAGTATTTGTATATGCTTGAAAGTAAGCTATGTATTTTCCTTGCTTCCACTTATTTTTCATAATTTCTTTTATATTATCAAATTGAGAACTTATTGAAAAATTTCTATCACCTGCAAAATCACCTGATCCTCTTTCGCTACAATATATACATCCACCTTTACTTATTGTTCCATCTCTATTAGGACATGAAAAACCTGCATCTAACGATATTTTAAATACCTTTTCTCCAAATTTTTCTCTTAGAAAATAATTCAAAGTATTATATCTTTTGTTCCCCCATTTTTCTTTCATATATATCTCCTTTTCTATTTTCCTATTTTTCAATATAAAAAGTGTCTATAAATTATTATACACTATAGACACTTTTATATAAAATTACTTCTTTATTTTAGATATTTTATAATTTTTTAAATCTAGTTCCCATTCACCAACATATTGATTGCTTTTGTCTTCTTTACCTTTCCCAACTACATTGTATCTCATCTTATCCTTTTGAAAATCCTTAAATACTACATCAACTTTACTTAATGGATACTCTTCTTCAAAAATAGTAGTTATTTGATCTCCATTTTCTTTATCAAAAACTTTAATGCACCTATCATTTCCCTTTTTATATTGAATAACTAATAACTTATCATTTTGTGAAAATAACATATTTTCTATAATTGTATCCTTTAATATATCACAAGGAATAAGTTGTTTTCCTATTGGTTTTTCTTTAATCATTTTAGTGCTTTGACCCGCACCACCACCCTGCTCGCCACCTTTTTCTTGATCCGTCGGCTGACCTTGTGTCTGCATTGTATCCTCTAATATTACCAGTCCTAAAAAACAATTTTTATCTGTTGTTGTAATTGCAAGTGTATCACCCGAATAATTTAATGCACATATTCCAAAGTGTTTTTTAGGTACCATTTCACTTACTAATTTTCCATTATCACCTTTAGTATAAGTATATCCCATTATACCGTCCATATTTGTTACTAAAACATTATCTACTTGATTTTCTTTTCTTAATCTTAACTGATCAAAACTTTGAAAAACCTCTTTCATTAGAACTGAATTTACATCACTTATTTTATACTCCATTCCACTTTTACTTACTGTAATTCTATACTCTAATATTTGAGTTTCTGATTTACTTATATTTGATTTCATTACATCTATTTTAAAATTTCCTTCTCCACCACTTTCCATTATTCCACTTATGCGATGTCCTCTTAACTTTAAATCCGAAGGTTTTACATCTTTAGTATCCGTTTTGGCCTTTCCAATTAACATATCCCCAGCATCTTTGTATTTATCCAACTCTAGATAATGAAAATACTTCTCCACAACATTAGTTGCTATTTTCATATCAAAAACATCTTTTTCTTTTACATTTTCATACTGTTTATTACTACAGCCAACCAATGTAAAAATTGTGAAAATAATTACTACATAACTTGTATACTTTTTCATCCTAATTTATCACCTCTTTTTAATAGAGTCTAATTTTATTTTGCCACGAAACTAAAATTTAATTTATATAATCATTATTTTTATTAATTTTTATAT is part of the Clostridium botulinum genome and harbors:
- a CDS encoding metal ABC transporter permease, translating into MINAFFQYAFMRHAVISVVLASIVCGIIGTIVVEKKLVMMSGGIAHTAFGGIGMGYFLGIEPMIGALVFSILSALGIAKIKRSTNTNSDTLIGMFWSLGMALGIIFIAFTPGYPPDMNSYLFGNILRVSSMDVNIMAILDVIVVAIVVVLFNYFKAYLFDDEFTQVLGINTSFLEYLTYIIIACTIVVLIRVVGIILVIALLTVPPAIAKQFTFNLKSIMFISCLLGVIFGFIGLVLSYYFNIASGASIIIVAVGSYVLVYLIRKMANDRKSNFN
- a CDS encoding metal ABC transporter ATP-binding protein translates to METIVEISNVDVYYDDVSALSNINLKVKEKEFLAILGPNGGGKSTLLKLMLGFRKPSGGDISIFGKYPQRSRKLIGYVPQFTKFDKKFPISVGEVVLMGKLGNSIRPFHKFNDDDRKKADDIMKRLNIYQFKERQIGQLSGGQMQRVLIARALLVEPKILLLDEPTASLDATTKIQIYELLKELNKNMTIIIVTHDINIISKYATNIACIDNKLYYHGKAQLGNDIIKRVYGCPAESISVKDMGKYLNSLEEGLDD
- a CDS encoding [Fe-Fe] hydrogenase large subunit C-terminal domain-containing protein codes for the protein MNNNFDLLFKKLIKAYYDNNFEDTITNILSDKNADKEYLSKVISSLCGVNLDFDDNFIINLKKAIGNYEIRHKIVHKVHDCSMDCSDTGELTLCQKSCPFDAILVDKNTNSTYISLDKCTDCGFCVNACPTGSILDKIEFIPLIDLLNKGETVIAAVAPSIIGQFGDDVTMNQLRSAFKKLGFTDMVEVAFFADMLTIKEAVEFDHNVNSIDDFMISSCCCPMWLAMLKKSFHELLPHVSPSVSPMIAAGKVLKKINPKCKVVFIGPCIAKKSEAKEKDIAGIIDYVLTYKELKDIFDSLNIAPKALTEDNTIEYSSKQGLIYGFAGGVSKAICDCIANLFPEKSDLLKSVKASGVKECRETLNLLKDGDLDANFVEGMGCIGGCVGGPGTLISKEDGKNSLSNLADISDISISTQNHWMKNILNKIDINSLEDFKDKDKTDIFHRNF
- a CDS encoding phosphatase PAP2 family protein, whose amino-acid sequence is MKKLFQNIKTKDASILKLINNSMNCKILDFIMTPITYLGSLTFCIVFCLITIFNSNRHIHLLGITAATTLIISSFIGFIIKNSVNRLRPFIHIKNLNIKKIGIDKYSFPSGHTTAAFSISTIISLSYPHTAIISTGIASCVGLSRLYLGVHYPTDVLCGVFLGSITSFIVFYSI
- a CDS encoding HAD family hydrolase, coding for MLKDIKGAIFDMDGTLIDSMWIWTKIDIDFLKKRNIKCPENLKEEVQDLCFEDAALYFKNTFNLKESPQEICNEWNTMALDQYKHNVKLKPGTRKFLNLLKSMGIKIGLATSNCELLLTTALKANGIYDYFDCITRTDEVTRGKNFPDVYLLAANRLGIAPSECIVFEDIFPAVVGAKAAGMKVIGIYDDFSSYQKDKILNIADKYIYDYSDLIDDAI
- a CDS encoding TIGR01212 family radical SAM protein (This family includes YhcC from E. coli K-12, an uncharacterized radical SAM protein.); its protein translation is MKEKWGNKRYNTLNYFLREKFGEKVFKISLDAGFSCPNRDGTISKGGCIYCSERGSGDFAGDRNFSISSQFDNIKEIMKNKWKQGKYIAYFQAYTNTYASVSELRKKYEEAINQKGVVALAIATRPDCLSDEIIELISEYNKKLYTWVELGLQTSNESTARIINRGYKLPVFEDSLNRLRNRNIDVVVHTIFGLPGEEKEDMLNTIKYLREKNIQGIKIHLLHLLKGTPMVKLYEQGNLKFLEQDEYIDIIAEAVSLLPQNIVIHRLTGDAPRSLIIGPMWSLKKWEVLNAIDKKFECENIYQGKEYNKN